GAGCAGATCAGAGGATGAAAATCCAGCAGTAGGTCATTTACGTCCTGACATTTCAAAGCCTTTCCACCACCTATAATGCACAGGTGAGGATCGTGATGGTATATTCTTCATTTTCCTGGATGAAtgcaattaaaattaaaagaCAAGGAGCTCAACTCCGTCCAGAATATATCAATCCACTTGTTCATTACCTCACAATCCCAAATTACTGGGGAACTAGCATATGCTATGAAGTAAAAGTGACAAAACCTCCCACTGTCAAGGAGGTTAAGGGCAGCAGGCAGTATCCAAATTGGATACCATGCTGACCTGGGAATATACCGTTGCCACTTCATTGCCTTTTGATCTAACCAATACACGAAGGGAATGACTTCGCCAGTTGAATGGCCGGCCTGCAAAAATGGGGACAGAAGCAATGGCAATGccaatttttaaaacaaaatcaatagaTCAATAGCAAGCATCAAAACTCAAAGGTGGAGTTTTAACAATCATCGAGATTCAGCTAAAGGAGACCATTTGACAACTATCGGCATTACATAGTGCCTTTAATATAATTATCTACCAAACTTCACAGGTGCACATATAGATGATGTCACTGAGAGGCAGTGTATTAGTGAGAAATGTGTGGGCGAAGGATATATTTTTAATAGATGCTAGAGCTGCAAAAACGCAAAATTAATGCATACGATTTTCTTGCTGCAATCGAATAAATAAGAATACCATGTCCCCCAGCAACCCCACGGATGGCAATGCTGCTGAGAAGGCAAGGACAGCATCTGAATGAGGACATCCATGACCAAGGCAGCCTGCTGTGGAAAACTGTTTGAGGAAGGGATGCAGGAGAATCATGAATAGAACAGAAATTAGGTATCAATATGTTATTATCATTAGTAGGATTAATGCTGTTCTCTGCAGCTATGAATGAGATCCCCAACGTTTATATTAACTTGCTCTCCCAAGTAAAGGGATGTCTCAAGGCAGCCGAAGCTAAGAGCAGGTGACCGACCGTTCAGCGCTTTGACCGTGCTTcaacattcaatgagatcatgactAATCATCTATCTTAACATAATTCTCTTGCCCTAATTCCGTATTCATTTTCCTTTCAATAAATAGAATCTATCAATCCGAGTTATGAATGCAGGCAGTGATTGATCACTGCAGATTCCTGGAGTAGGGAATTCCAGAGATTAACCACTCTTTGAACGGTCTCCTCACTTCATTccttaatggcctactccttattttaAGACTGTAATCCTCTGTTCTATACTCCTCAGCCAAGAAAAACATTCCCACCATAGCTAACCTGCCCAGATTTCTAAGAATCTTATATGCTTTCAATGAAGTtgcctctcgtccttctaaactctgggAGAACAGATAACTTACTCAATCTCTCCTCGTAAGATGAACCCACAATCAGAACAATCTGTGTGGTGCATCTTTGCTTGACTTACTCTGAGGTATCTATATCATTTAGTTATTCagcatagaatcaggccctttggcccaactcgtccatattgACCAGGTTTTATAACTGAACCAAGCTTATTTGCATGCCTCCTAGTCCCATTTTCTAGGTAAAGAATCCATCATTttgcataatactccaaatgtactcCAATACCTTTCACCATGCCTGATATAATAGCAGCAAGAAGAATTTGAAAAGAAAAGTGGCAACCCTTCGTTGGAACAAAGAAAATGGCTGGGCCAGGGAGTAATTCATGCAGTTAAGTTGAGGAGTTGGGAACCAAATGATCTTAAAGCAATGACCTTACATTATTGCATAGGTCAAGACTGTATTGGCATGGAGATTAACATATCAAGTGGATTCATAGAAGACAAAaagaaagatgctggaatctggatgaAAAAACTAatcactggaagaactcagttggtcaagcagcatctgtggaggcaaatgttGCCCAGTACATAGTATtttaaggggtgagggtggagtggAATAGAGGCTGGTAAGTGATGTGGAACATGATGGGATGGAGACGCAGGGCACAATCAGTCAGGTTGGAGAATGAGAGTGGATGACATCGTAGGTAGAAACAGTTGGGCTGGGGATGAGAAACAGATGGAACCAGGTGTGGAGGAGAGAAAGGAAGAAGTGAATTAAGGGAGAAGGAAAACACCTTGGGTGGAAATATTGTGTTGATACCATTGGgaagtaagctacccaagtggaacattacttgttcctccactttgcatttGGCCATTCCATAAAAATGAAGAAGGCAGAAATGCTAAAGTGGGTTTAGGAAGAAGAGTTAAAGTAACATACAACCGGAAGCACAAAACAGCCAGATAGACTACGTCCAGGTGCTTCACGAAACGGCCACCAATGTAGAGGAGGTTACATCGCGAGTGTCGaatgcagtagacgaggttggaagAGATGCAGGTGAACATACGCATCACCAAAATCCTTTCTATCATCTACAAAGCACGTCAGGAGTGTGATTGTGATCGCCCACATGTGTACAGCTCAAACAATTCTCAAGAAGCTTGGACACCATGAAGGCACTGTGAAAATGACAAAGGGAACATCGTCATTTGGTAAAAGGTGGAACAAGACTCACACTCTTTGCTGGCGGTGTTGAGCTAAAGCTTTTCACCTGCAGAAATCCACCTGTGGTAAATGTGCCTACCCTGCCAAGAGAAAGAGAAAGTATAACTGGAGTGCAAAAGCCAAAAGGAGAAACACAACAGGCACAGGTCGCATGAGGCACCTGAAGGTGGTGTTTTGGAGGTTCAGGAATGGATTCCATGAAGGCACCGCCCCAAAGCCCAGACATGCTGCAATGGCTTTTTCCAGCACTGCATAAACTGTTGGTCTACCAATGTAACAAATAAAGCTATCGTttggaaagtttaaaaaaaaatgaagggcAAATTTGCCGTATTGATTTGGCACCTCACCCACCCTTAAACATTCAGTCTCTCTACTGCCAACACATGGTGCCTGCAACATGTACCTACAAATACACTATGCCTGCTCATCTAATCCACATCTCCCTAGTCCAAGACCTCCACCAGCAAGATATCCAGGAGCAACAAGCACACATGAACATCACCACCTGCAGATTCCCTTCCAGGCCACACACTAAGTTGCCGTTCTTCCATCGGCACTGTGTCTAAGCCCTGGCCGGTACTCCCCAGCAGTACTCTGGGTGCAGCtttaccagaaggactgcagtggcTCAAGATGGCAGCTCACTGCCACCTTCTCAAGGATgattaaaaatggaaaaatacATGTGGCTTTGCCAGCCTTAcccagatcctgaaaaatgaattaaaataaaatagaagAGGCAAAGGCATATCAAAATAGAATCAACTGGTGGGATATTTTCCTTCATTCACCATGGTGCATCATTGAAACTCTCAATGGAAACACCACTGTTCAGTACGAGTCAAGAGCTATTACCCACGCGGTAGTGTAAATTATTTCTCTGTCTTAGATAAACATGCAGAAACATCTATGCTTACGTAAAGCCATTCCCTGACACAGCCCACCACTTGCTTTAGGTCAGGTGATTGTATAATTGGcttctatggcgagtccgaaacttgttggttgtagacgaagtttattgcagccgcaatacacgaatacagagttaaacaacaaggtacaggacaaccaatacaaacttactgtcttccttgaagacttcgccgaactgactaaatcgggcgccaaacgcgcacatgacatcgctggccaatcagcgatgtcgttccctggaccaatccccatggtcgcgttcccacgtgacctcgctggccaatccgagggttcgacgacctggaccattctctatggtcgctacatgaccccccccagaacccgaggtgcggaacctagcagggagccggatttcgcgaccataacgagtacggagagggacagcctgaaccacaggagccggaggttccggacttggtggaacagccggaacgagaggttctggaggaactaccggcacggggggtcctggaggaactgccgaaacggggggtcctggaggaactgtcggaacgggggtttctggactgggcggaactaacggaggtcggcctctcctaggggtttgaccgaccaggactggttgatccgggtccaaatgggcaggtttgagccgggacaccgagacgagttcactcttgccgcccatgtctaaggtgaaagtagccgttcccttacgtaaaacccggaagggcccttgata
The genomic region above belongs to Rhinoraja longicauda isolate Sanriku21f chromosome 13, sRhiLon1.1, whole genome shotgun sequence and contains:
- the rpl37 gene encoding LOW QUALITY PROTEIN: large ribosomal subunit protein eL37 (The sequence of the model RefSeq protein was modified relative to this genomic sequence to represent the inferred CDS: substituted 1 base at 1 genomic stop codon), which codes for MTKGTSSFGKRWNKTHTLCWRCXAKAFHLQKSTCGKCAYPAKRKRKYNWSAKAKRRNTTGTGRMRHLKVVFWRFRNGFHEGTAPKPRHAAMAFSSTA